The stretch of DNA CCCCCCCCAGTTGTTAAAAAAGAATTTGCGTCGATTCTCCGAACTCGTTGTAGTATGGGTTATGGCCTTGTGGACAGGATACGCATTTGGAGTCTGTGTCTCAATTGGTGCGGCGATGGTAGCTTACAACTCTGTGATCGATAAGAGTGCGTCAGCATCCGCCGCGCTCGTAGGCCTAGGTGTTTCACGAGAATCCCTTGATCATCTACCAAAGAGCAAAGTGTCCCCAATTGTTCTGCTAGCCCCAGATTGCCGGTCTTGTGCAAGAAATTGGTTTCCTAAACCTTTTAGGTTGAAAAGTAACGTGACATTAGTCTATCGGGACTCAGTGACCTACTCGGAGTGGTCAAATTTTGGCCATGTATTAGACTACTCATTATTTTCCCTGGTTCCCAATGTGCCAACGGATGGTGGGATCGCGCTTGTTATTACAAATCAGAAAATCACACGTGTTTTGTCGTCCAAAGAGGAGATTATCAGATTATGCAAAGAGTAAATAATCGAGAAATGCATGGATTCACATTAGTGGAGATCATCGTAGTGATCGGAATTATCATCATTCTACTTGCAATAATGTCTTCTTCTCTCGTTCAGGCAACTAGATCTGCAAAAGTTACTGCTACTGCGACTAGGTTGAGGCAAATTTGGACGGCATTAAGTCTCTACAGATCCGAAAACGGGGGCGATACTTCTTACGGGTTCCCATCAGACATGGGACTGCCAGAACGCTCGCCTTACGGTGAACCTGCGTGGTTCAAGGATCCCCCTCCGTGCGGATACCATCCATTTCAGTTCAAAACAAACTTCTACTTGATGTGCCTCTGCAATGTCCCAGAGGGTGAGCTGCTCGCGTCGTGTCGTGCACGGGTCTCAAAAAATGTTCAGACATACAAAGAGGACTGGATATTGCTGGTCGACGATAATTGTACTGACCCGAATGTTAATCTCTTCAATAAATATCAAGAAAAGAGGGCAGTCGGAGTATTGCTTGGTGGATCACTCAAGGTGCGCCATTCTACAGGAAATCATCTTGATCCGAGTTGGTGGGCAACTGCTGAATGATACCATCGAGCATTGAGAGAGAAAATCATATGAAAAAGTGCTTGATTACCCTGCTGCTCTTGGCTACAGTGCCTGGATTCAGCGACACATGGTGCATCACCTGCAACGATGATCGTGTTTCG from Armatimonadota bacterium encodes:
- a CDS encoding prepilin-type N-terminal cleavage/methylation domain-containing protein, which produces MQRVNNREMHGFTLVEIIVVIGIIIILLAIMSSSLVQATRSAKVTATATRLRQIWTALSLYRSENGGDTSYGFPSDMGLPERSPYGEPAWFKDPPPCGYHPFQFKTNFYLMCLCNVPEGELLASCRARVSKNVQTYKEDWILLVDDNCTDPNVNLFNKYQEKRAVGVLLGGSLKVRHSTGNHLDPSWWATAE